One Candidatus Nitrososphaera evergladensis SR1 genomic window carries:
- the ribB gene encoding 3,4-dihydroxy-2-butanone-4-phosphate synthase, producing MPLTEAIEALKAGRFVLVHDDKGRENEVDMVVAAEHVTPAHIAAMRQDAGGLLCLAIANEVTSKLGLVYMHDMIASMGKVNPVFSKLVEGRAAYGDKPSFSISVNHRDTFTGITDQDRALTISEMAKVCKRIDNGGVEDFARNFRAPGHVPVLIAAKNLLSDRNGHTELCVYLMKLANMTPAVAICEMMDSQTHRALSVEKALAYARKSGIPLVEASELKEAHQRAKVA from the coding sequence TTGCCACTAACCGAAGCCATAGAGGCGCTCAAGGCCGGCAGGTTCGTGCTGGTCCACGATGACAAGGGGCGCGAAAACGAGGTAGACATGGTAGTAGCCGCAGAGCATGTAACGCCAGCGCACATTGCCGCGATGAGGCAGGACGCCGGCGGCCTCCTCTGCCTTGCAATTGCAAACGAGGTGACAAGCAAACTGGGCCTTGTCTACATGCACGACATGATAGCAAGCATGGGCAAGGTCAACCCCGTGTTCTCAAAATTAGTGGAAGGCAGGGCGGCGTACGGCGACAAGCCGTCATTTTCAATCTCTGTAAACCACCGCGACACCTTCACCGGCATAACCGATCAGGACAGGGCACTTACGATATCCGAGATGGCCAAGGTCTGCAAGAGAATCGACAACGGCGGCGTGGAGGATTTTGCCAGAAATTTCAGGGCGCCCGGCCACGTGCCTGTGCTGATAGCCGCAAAGAACCTGCTTTCAGACAGGAACGGCCACACAGAGCTTTGCGTCTACCTCATGAAATTGGCAAACATGACGCCGGCGGTGGCAATATGCGAGATGATGGACTCGCAGACCCACAGGGCGCTGTCAGTCGAGAAAGCCTTGGCATATGCCCGGAAATCCGGCATACCGCTTGTAGAGGCAAGCGAACTTAAGGAAGCTCACCAGAGAGCCAAGGTGGCATAG
- the ribE gene encoding riboflavin synthase, producing the protein MFTGIVEGLAEVRSVARAKKGADTAIRVKLGRMARGLKVGDSVCINGACLTVTKLQKGEAQFEMVAETVRRTSLGGIKPGDKVNIERSMKVGDRLEGHFVLGHVDGTATIVEKIEKPSETTMWFKLGSKALASALVPKGSIAVDGISLTVVDVDKEKFSVSLIPHTLEMTSLGLKKKGDKVNIETDVLSKYVSKSNNNLGRRPAR; encoded by the coding sequence ATGTTTACCGGCATCGTGGAAGGCCTTGCAGAGGTAAGGTCGGTAGCCCGGGCAAAAAAGGGCGCCGACACTGCCATCCGCGTCAAGCTCGGCAGGATGGCCAGGGGTCTCAAGGTGGGCGACAGCGTCTGCATAAACGGCGCCTGCCTCACGGTAACAAAACTGCAAAAGGGCGAGGCGCAATTCGAGATGGTCGCCGAGACTGTCCGGCGCACGTCGCTTGGCGGGATAAAGCCGGGCGACAAGGTGAATATCGAACGTAGCATGAAAGTGGGCGATAGGCTCGAAGGCCATTTCGTCCTAGGTCATGTGGACGGCACCGCGACCATTGTTGAGAAGATTGAAAAGCCGTCAGAGACTACGATGTGGTTCAAGCTTGGCAGCAAGGCTCTTGCAAGTGCGCTCGTGCCAAAGGGCTCGATAGCGGTGGACGGCATCAGCCTCACAGTGGTCGACGTCGATAAGGAAAAATTCTCTGTCTCGCTGATACCTCATACATTAGAGATGACGTCGCTTGGCCTGAAGAAAAAGGGCGACAAGGTGAATATCGAGACGGACGTCCTCAGCAAGTACGTGAGCAAGAGCAACAATAATCTTGGCCGGCGGCCGGCAAGATGA
- a CDS encoding acetoin utilization protein AcuC: protein MCNTAVFFGDELARYGFGGSHPWGADRIYAFWSKLQNEKDVANVVIVEQPEITTEEAVLSFHERDYVEMVKMASKQCRSIPLDRGDTPSFRGIFEATLYVVGSTLAALDTVVQGRDRAGRKIEHAFVPVAGLHHARRDSAGGFCVFNDVGVAIIQARKKYGIKRIAYVDIDAHHGDGVFYEFEDDQLLFFADIHEYGIYPGTGYASETGKGDAKGTKMNIPLEAGSGDSEFFAAFDRVKEFVDSCRPELVFLNCGADSLAGDPITNLRYSARAHSHAAQVLHDLAHKHCNGRIIAVGGGGYNRANIGAAWTEVVKALAA, encoded by the coding sequence ATGTGCAACACTGCCGTGTTTTTCGGCGACGAGCTGGCCCGCTATGGGTTTGGCGGGTCGCACCCGTGGGGCGCAGACCGCATCTACGCGTTCTGGTCAAAACTGCAAAATGAAAAAGACGTTGCAAACGTCGTCATCGTCGAGCAGCCGGAGATAACGACGGAGGAGGCCGTGCTTTCGTTCCATGAGCGTGACTATGTCGAGATGGTCAAGATGGCGTCAAAGCAGTGCAGGAGCATCCCGCTTGACAGGGGCGACACGCCATCTTTTCGCGGCATATTTGAAGCGACGCTGTATGTTGTAGGATCGACGCTTGCAGCGCTTGATACGGTTGTGCAAGGAAGGGACAGGGCGGGAAGAAAAATAGAGCACGCGTTCGTGCCCGTAGCCGGCCTGCACCATGCAAGGCGCGACTCCGCCGGCGGCTTTTGCGTTTTCAACGATGTCGGGGTTGCGATAATCCAGGCGCGCAAAAAGTATGGAATAAAGAGAATAGCGTACGTCGACATCGACGCGCACCACGGCGACGGCGTTTTCTACGAATTCGAGGACGACCAGCTGCTGTTCTTTGCCGACATACACGAGTACGGCATATACCCGGGCACCGGCTACGCCAGCGAGACAGGCAAGGGTGACGCAAAAGGGACAAAGATGAACATCCCGCTGGAAGCGGGGTCCGGCGATAGCGAGTTTTTTGCAGCGTTTGACAGAGTAAAAGAGTTTGTCGATTCGTGCAGGCCGGAACTGGTATTTCTCAACTGCGGCGCAGACAGCCTTGCCGGCGACCCGATAACCAATCTGAGGTACAGCGCACGCGCGCACAGTCATGCGGCGCAAGTGTTGCATGACCTTGCGCACAAGCACTGCAACGGCAGGATTATCGCGGTTGGCGGCGGTGGCTACAACCGCGCAAACATTGGCGCCGCGTGGACTGAAGTGGTAAAGGCGCTTGCAGCATAA